The following coding sequences are from one Triticum aestivum cultivar Chinese Spring chromosome 5A, IWGSC CS RefSeq v2.1, whole genome shotgun sequence window:
- the LOC123105618 gene encoding uncharacterized protein isoform X2 — translation MSAAAAAAGAGPLVTAALLLLPLRLLSLSFGLRLPTFPPVAPARRSAAALLTVAALLTVTCAMPDAGSSSAPDAEALRSEISELRLKLARLESILEENTKTSRSKAYTLEEGNKPTEAMETDNQLLRNEESYSESNIYIMEDEAQILQQEVRKINNIAYTIESLAIDAEKRVEFLSSEVKKIESIITEQWIQIRQFEQAFVVTKMMTSKVHKRRFSEGAYKWSGKDILLKYVRNVDLHGMFLAGVSHTRTCISHTYKHCKSFIQVMKRCYHKASKFHKAIQYQCSPDVDVPNAFFLGGSISRSCISLPYKQFKISISSAQQIHYKLWKDLND, via the exons atgtccgccgccgccgccgccgccggggcagGCCCCCTCGTCACGGCGGCGTTACTCCTCCTCCCCCTCCGCCTCCTCTCGCTTTCCTTCGGCCTCCGCCTCCCCACCTTCCCACCCGTCGCCCCGGCCCGCCGCTCCGCCGCGGCGCTGTTGACCGTTGCGGCGCTCCTCACCGTCACATGCGCCATGCCCGACGCGGGATCCAGCTCCGCCCCCGACGCCGAGGCCCTCCGGTCGGAGATCAGCGAGCTCAGGCTCAAGCTCGCGCGGCTAG AATCTATTTTGGAGGAAAACACAAAAACTTCGAGGAGTAAAGCCTACACTTTGGAGGAGGGAAACAAACCCACTGAGGCAATGGAAACTGACAACCAGCTTTTAAGGAATGAAGAATCTTACTCTGAAAGCAACATATATATAATGGAGGATGAG GCGCAAATCCTGCAGCAAGAGGTCAGAAAGATAAACAACATTGCATACACCATAGAATCACTGGCAATTGATGCTGAGAAAAGGGTAGAGTTCCTGAGTTCGGAAGTCAAAAAG ATTGAGAGTATAATTACAGAGCAATGGATCCAGATACGGCAATTTGAACAAGCATTTGTGGTGACAAAG ATGATGACTTCGAAAGTTCATAAAAGGAGGTTCTCTGAGGGTGCCTACAAGTGGTCTGGAAAGGACATACTTCTGAAG TATGTCAGGAATGTTGATCTACATGGCATGTTTCTTGCGGGGGTATCGCACACAAGGACCTGTATTTCTCATACTTATAAACACTGCAAGAGTTTCATACAAGTAATGAAGAGATGCTACCATAAG GCTTCCAAGTTCCACAAAGCGATACAGTACCAGTGCTCTCCTGATGTTGATGTGCCTAATGCCTTCTTCTTGGGTGGATCCATCTCAAGATCGTGCATTTCTCTTCCTTATAAGCAATTCAAGATATCCATTTCATCAGCACAACAAATTCACTATAAG TTGTGGAAGGACTTAAACGACTGA
- the LOC123105618 gene encoding uncharacterized protein isoform X1 — MSAAAAAAGAGPLVTAALLLLPLRLLSLSFGLRLPTFPPVAPARRSAAALLTVAALLTVTCAMPDAGSSSAPDAEALRSEISELRLKLARLESILEENTKTSRSKAYTLEEGNKPTEAMETDNQLLRNEESYSESNIYIMEDEAQILQQEVRKINNIAYTIESLAIDAEKRVEFLSSEVKKIESIITEQWIQIRQFEQAFVVTKMMTSKVHKRRFSEGAYKWSGKDILLKYVRNVDLHGMFLAGVSHTRTCISHTYKHCKSFIQVMKRCYHKASKFHKAIQYQCSPDVDVPNAFFLGGSISRSCISLPYKQFKISISSAQQIHYKVQLYLQDAMRSNIYSRGIASEPVTFCLAYLIVISPLWVVWFLLSSRFGS; from the exons atgtccgccgccgccgccgccgccggggcagGCCCCCTCGTCACGGCGGCGTTACTCCTCCTCCCCCTCCGCCTCCTCTCGCTTTCCTTCGGCCTCCGCCTCCCCACCTTCCCACCCGTCGCCCCGGCCCGCCGCTCCGCCGCGGCGCTGTTGACCGTTGCGGCGCTCCTCACCGTCACATGCGCCATGCCCGACGCGGGATCCAGCTCCGCCCCCGACGCCGAGGCCCTCCGGTCGGAGATCAGCGAGCTCAGGCTCAAGCTCGCGCGGCTAG AATCTATTTTGGAGGAAAACACAAAAACTTCGAGGAGTAAAGCCTACACTTTGGAGGAGGGAAACAAACCCACTGAGGCAATGGAAACTGACAACCAGCTTTTAAGGAATGAAGAATCTTACTCTGAAAGCAACATATATATAATGGAGGATGAG GCGCAAATCCTGCAGCAAGAGGTCAGAAAGATAAACAACATTGCATACACCATAGAATCACTGGCAATTGATGCTGAGAAAAGGGTAGAGTTCCTGAGTTCGGAAGTCAAAAAG ATTGAGAGTATAATTACAGAGCAATGGATCCAGATACGGCAATTTGAACAAGCATTTGTGGTGACAAAG ATGATGACTTCGAAAGTTCATAAAAGGAGGTTCTCTGAGGGTGCCTACAAGTGGTCTGGAAAGGACATACTTCTGAAG TATGTCAGGAATGTTGATCTACATGGCATGTTTCTTGCGGGGGTATCGCACACAAGGACCTGTATTTCTCATACTTATAAACACTGCAAGAGTTTCATACAAGTAATGAAGAGATGCTACCATAAG GCTTCCAAGTTCCACAAAGCGATACAGTACCAGTGCTCTCCTGATGTTGATGTGCCTAATGCCTTCTTCTTGGGTGGATCCATCTCAAGATCGTGCATTTCTCTTCCTTATAAGCAATTCAAGATATCCATTTCATCAGCACAACAAATTCACTATAAG GTCCAATTGTATCTCCAAGATGCAATGAGATCCAACATATACAGCAGAGGTATAGCAAGTGAGCCGGTCACATTCTGCTTG